In Polyangiaceae bacterium, the genomic window CCGTTCGGACCTGCGACGTGGCTCTGCCCGAAGTAGGGCTGGTTCCAGGGGGGCTCCTGGCCTTTGCGGTTCGAGCCGGCGATGAACAGGCGGTGGCGCGCGGCGTCCACCTGGAACTCGAGCTGCCACATGCGCTGGCTCTTGTCGCCGAAGGTGACGGCGGGCGAGAACACGAGCTCGGCGCCTTCGCGGGCGAGCGAGTACATCACGCCCTCGAAGTGGCGGTCGTAGCAGATGGCCGCACCGATGCGGCCGGCTGAGGTCTGGTACACCGGAAAGAACGGGTTCTTCGACACGTTGGCGGCGCTCTCGCCGTTCTGGCCGTCGCTCTTGTCGTAGTAGTACGGCTCGTCGAAGCTGCCCTGCTCGTTCTGTCCGCAGGGCAGGTGGGTCTTGCGGTATTTGCCCAGTACCTGGCCCTGCTCGTCGATGAAGACGGCGGTGTTGAAGCGCTGGCCGCGCGGATCGCGCTCGTAGATGGGCGCGACCACGATCATCGAGAGCTCCTTGGCGGCGGCCCGCAGCGTGGTCACGGTGGGCCCGGTCGCGGCGTCCTCCGCCAGGGCGAACCACATCGGGTGCTTGCCCAGGGCGAAGTAGGGCCCGGGGAAGAGCTCGCCGAAGCCGATGACCTCGACGCTTTGGGCCTTGGCGGCGCGCATCAAGTCCACGTGGTGGGCGACGTTCTGCTCGCGCAGAGCGTCGAGCTTGCCTTCGAGCTGGGCGAGCTCGGCGACGCTCGCCGGCATGTCGCGGTAGGCGTTCACCGTCTGGGTCACCGCGATGCGGGTCATGGTTCCTCGTTGGCGAAGGAGAGAAGCACGTCCAGAGCCACGTTGACTCCGTTCGCGCACTGCTCGCGGGTCGAGAGCTCCCGGGGGTTGTGGCTGATGCCGTCGTATTCACCCGGCACGAACACCATGCCGGCCTGGGTCAGGCGCGCCATCTCTTGGGCGTCGTGCCCGGCGCCGGACACGATGCGCTCGGTGGAGAGGCCCCGGGCCTTCGCCGCGGCCTCGACGCGGTCCTGAACCACGTCCGCGAAGCGCACCGTCTCGGTGCGGGCGGTCTGGCGCCAGCTGAGCTTGACGTTCTCGAGCGTCTCGACCTCGGCGTAATACTCGATGAGATCTGCCTCGGCGCGGCGCATCAGCGCGTCGTCGGGGTTTCTGAGATCCACGCTGCACACGACCTCCGCTGGCACCACGTTGACCAGCCCCGGCCGCGGGATGATCGAGCCCATGGTGGTGCGCATGCCGTCCCCGTAGCGGCCCGAGGTGGCCATCTCGCGCATGCGGAGCGCGATGCGCGCGGCGGCGACCGCCGGATCGGCGCGCAGACCCATGGGCGTTGTGCCGGCGTGGGCGCTCTTGCCCACGATGCCGAGCTCGTGCCAGCTGATGGCCTGCACGCCGGTGACCACGCCGATGTCCGTGCCGTTCGCGCGCAAGACCGGGCCTTGCTCGATGTGGCACTCCAGGTAGGCGTAGGGCGCGGCGAGCAGCTCCTCGCTGTCGCCCAGGAAGCCGATGGCCGAGAGCTCGTCCTTGAGCAGGAGCCCCCGCTTGTCCCTGAGAGCGTAGGCGGCCTCGAGGGTGAGGCGCCCGGTGGCCACGGCGCTCCCGAGCATGTCGGTGCCGAAGCGCGAGCCCTCTTCGTCCGTGAAAAACGCGACCACCAGCGGCCGCAGCGTGCGGAGGCCGTGCTGGTTCAAGCTGGCGATCACCTCGAGGCCGCCCAAGACGCCCAGGCAGCCGTCGAAGCGACCGGCGGTCTCCACGGAGTCGATGTGCGAGCCCATCATCACGGGCGAAAGCTCGGGTCGTTGGCCTTCGCGCCGGGCGTAGACGTTGCCGATGCGATCGACCGTGACCGCCAAACCCAGGCGCTTCATCTGCTCGACCACGTGGCGGCGACCAGCGCCGTCGGCAGCGGTGAGCGCCAGGCGGTTCACCCCGCGGAGGCCCGTGCGCGGGTCGTCGTAGGCGCCGATCTCGCCCAGCGCTGCCAGCGAGGCGTAGAGGCGATCGGGATCGATGGAGGGCTGGCTCATCGGAGCTCCTTCATGCGTTGCCAGAGAGCCGGGGCCTCCGCGTTGGCGTTGCGGTGGATCCGCGCGAGATCTGCCCGAGTGAGCCGGCCGTCCTCGACGACGAGCTCGCCGGCGACCAGGACGTGCCGCGGCTTGTCGGCGTCGCCCCAGACGGCCAGATCTGCGGCAGCGCCCAGGCTGAGCTCGGGCTCGAGGCGTACTCCGAACAGCTCCGAAGCCAGCGCGTAGGCGCCGCGTGCCCGAGCCGCGAGCAGCTCCGGGCCGAGCGGATGGCCCGCGCGCTCGGCTTCCTCGGCGAGCGCTGCGCGCTCCAGGGCCATCTCGGCGGGGTAGCCGTCGGTGCCCAAGGCGACGTGCCGGCTCGCGTCGAGGTTCTTGGCGAAGCCCACGCGGTTTCCGGCGTTGGAGCGCGGGTTCTGCACCAGCCACAGCCCGGCCTCGTCCGCCGCGCGCACCTGCTCCGGCGTGAGGTGCACGCCGTGCGCCAGGATCGAGCCGCGCGGCAGCGCGCCGAGCTCGAGCAGGCGCTCGAGCGGCCCGGCGAACCCGCGGCGCTTGGCGTCCGCGACGTCCGCCGCGTCCTCCGCCACGTGAACGTGCACCGGCAACCCGAGCCCGCCTGCGAGCCTCACCGTCTCGTCGCTGACCGTGAACGAGGCGTGCAGGGCCGCCAGCGGCCGGACCAGCGGGCGGCGGTTTTCCCGGGCGAAGCGCCGGCACTCCCCGAGGCCGCGGCGCCCTTCCTCCGGGCCGCCGTTGCGATCCGTGGCGCCGTAACCGGTGGCCAGGCGACAGCCCAGGCTGTGGGCCGCGTCGCCGAGCAGATCGAGCGAGCCTTCGATCAAGGCGGGCGACTCGTGGTGGTCGATGAGCGCGGTGGTGCCGGCGAGCAGCGACTCCGCCAGGTAGAGCTCGGCGGAGACGAACAGCGACTCCGCGTCGAGGGCGCGGTCGAGCCGCCACCACAGCCGCTCCAGGATTTGGACGAAGCTCTCCGGCGGCGGCTCCGGCGCAGGCATGCCGAGCGGCGCGAGGCCGCTGTAGAGGTGCGTGTGCGCGTTGACGGCGCCAGGGCGGATGGACAGGCCGCGGCAATCGAGGACCTTCGCGCCGGCCGGGGCGCGGGCACCCGGGCCGAGCGCGGCGATCACGCCGCCGTCGACCAGAACCGAGTGCTCGCCTGCGTCGAGATACAGGGCGCTCAGCGCCACTTCTCCCGATCTCCCTTGATGCGGCCGACGCTCATCGCCTTGGCGGCGGGCGAGTCCTTCATCGGCAACGTGGTGCGGCGAATGCCGTCGAAGGCCTCCAGCGCACCGGCCACCGCGCCCGCAGTGGGCACCAGGCCGATCTCGCCGACACCTTTGGCCCCGAACGGACCCTCGGGCTCCGGCTCCTCGACCATGATCACGTCCACCTTGGGCATGTCGCGGGCGCGCAGGACGCCGATCTCGCGCAGCTTGAACGTGACCGGCATGCCGTTCTCCGTCGGCAGCTCCTCGGTCAGGGCGTAGCCGATGCCCATGTGCACCGAGCCCTCGATCTGGCCGGAGCAGAGCACCGGGTTCACCACGCGCCCGACGTCGTGCGCGGCGACGAAGCGCTCGATGCGCCCTTTTTCGTCCAGGATGCAGACCTGCGTGGCGTAGCCGAAGGCGGTGTGCGTCTTGATCTTGGCCGCCGGCTTGCCGAGCGGGGTGGTGTCGGCGATCACGATGTCCGCGGCGTAGACCTGGCCCACCAGATCACCGAGCGTCTTGCCGCGATCGAGATCCGCCTTGAGCTTCTCGGCGGCGCTCTTCACGGCGTTGCCGGCGAAGAGCGTGGCGCGGGAGCCGGTTGTCTGACCGCAGCCGAGGGCGAACGTCGAGTCCACCTTGGGGCGGAACACGCTGCCGGGCAGGCCGGTCACCTCGGTCGCGAACTGGATCAGGATGGTGAGCAGGCCCTGACCCATCTCGGTGTAGCCGTTGTAGAGCGACACCGTCAGGTCCTTCTCGACCACCATCCGGCACTTGCCCCACTCCTCGACGCCGTTGCCGATGCCGCTGTTCTTGATGCCGCAGCCGATGCCCACGGCTTTGCCGGCGTTCTTGGCCTGGTAGTAGACGTCTTTGACGGCCTCGAGGGTCTTGCGGATGCCGACGGACTTCTCCAGCACCTGGCCCGTGGAGAACAGGTCGCCAACGGCGACGATGTTGCGATCGCGGATCTGGTAGGCGTCGATGCCGACCTTCTTCGCCAGGAGATCCAGGCAGCCCTCGATGGCGAAGCTCGCCTGGTTCGCGCCGAAGCCGCGCATGGCGCCGCAGGGCGGGTTGTTGGTGTAGGCGGCGACGGCCTCCACGTCCACGTTCGGGACGCGGTAAGGCCCGCAGGAGTGGCCGGCCGCGCGCTCCAGCACTTTGCCGCCCACGGAGGCGTAAGGACCCGAGTCGCCGACCATGCGCGCCTTCACCGCAGTGAGGCGTCCCTCCGCGTCGCAGCCCACCTTGTACTGCATGTGGATGGGGTGGCGCTTCGGGTGGATGCGGATGGACTCCTCGCGCGTCAGCTCGATGCGCACGGGCCGACCGGTGAGCTTCGCGAGCAGCGCGGTCTGCGACTGCACGCTCATGTCCTCCTTGCCGCCGAAGGCGCCGCCATTCGGCACCAGCTCGACGTACAGGTCGTCTTCCGGGATCCCCAGGAGCTTCGCCACTTGCCGGCGGTCGTCGAACACGCCCTGGCCCTGGGTGTAGAGGGCCATCTTCCCGCCCGGCAGCGGCTCTGCCAGGGCCGCCTCCGGCTCCAGGTACAGGTGCTCGATGCGCTGGGTCTGCCAGGTCCCCTCCACCACGTGGGCGCTCTGGGCGAAGGCCACCTCGACGTCGCCGCGCTTGATGATGGAGCGCGAGAGCACGTTGTCGTGGGTGGGGTTCACGCGCGGCGCGCCCTCCGCGAGCGCTTCGGCCGGCGAGAGCATGGGCGTCAGCACCTCGTAGTCCACCTCGACCAGGGCCGCTGCGGCGCGCGCCGTCGCCTCGTCGTCGGCCGCCACCGCCGCGAGCACGTCGCCGACGTAGCGGGCTTCTTCGCCGACGGCGATGAACGCAGGCCAGTCGGCGTAGAGCAGGCCGTACCAGCGCTCGCCGGGCACGTCGGCGGCGGTCGCCACCGCGCGGACGCCGGGGTGCGCCTTGGCCTTGGTCGTGTCGATGCGCGTCACCTTCGCCCGCGGGTGCGGCGACAGCACCAGGGCGCCGTGGAGCATGCCCTCGCGCACCATGTCGGCGACGTAGGGCCGGTCGCCGAGGGTCATCTCCGCGCCCCGGTAGCGGGGGTAGGGCTTGCCGAGGCCGGCGTCCGCGCTCGCCTCGGGCAGCGGCTCGCCGCGCTTCGCCTTCGCGTAGAGCTCGATGGCGTCGATGATCTTCACGTAGCCGGTGCAGCGGCAGAGGTGGCCATCGACGGCCTTGGCGATCTCGTCGCGGCTGGGGCTCGGGTTCTTGTCGCAGAGCTGCTTGGCGCGCAGGGCGAAGCCGGGGATGCAGAAGCCGCACTGGAGCCCGCCGGACACCACGAAGGCTTGGGAGAGCAGCGAGCGATCGCTCTCGGGCAGGCCCTCCAGCGTGACCACCTCCTTGCCCGCCACCTTCTCGGCGTCGAGGGCGCAGGTCGTCTTCGCCTGGCCGTCTACCAGGGCCAGGCAGCAGCCGCACTGGCCCTGGGGCTGGCAGCCGTCCTTGGTGGAGGTGACGCCGCAGCGGTCGCGGAGCGCGTCGAGCAGCGACTCCCCCGCCGCCACTTCGAGGTGGCGCTTCTCCCCATTCAGCGTGAAGTCGATGCCGGGCATGGGGCAGAGAATATCAGAGTCTCAGCCGAGGCCCACCCGCGCGTTGAACTCGCCGATCAGCTCGTCGAGCTTGGGCGCAAGCTTCGGGATCCCGGTCCAGTACTCGTCGTCGTGCCACTGCTGTTGGATCTCCGCGTAGGTCTTCCCCTGCTGCTCGACCCACGTGTAGTACTTCAGGCTGTGGACGCGCTTCTTCGCGGGGTGCGACAGCTCCTCCATCAGGTCGGTGCCCACGCCCAGGATGTGGCGCTCGTGCGCCACGGCGGCGTCCACCTCGGTGAAGGCGCCGCGCTCGGCGTTCAGCTCGGCGAGGCGGCTCTGGTACATCTCCATCGAGTCGGTGAGCACGGTCATCACCACGCTCTCGCGGCCGAGCTCGTACCACTTGGCCAGCTTGATGGCGCTGAGCAGGTTGGCCGCGCCGGAGATCCCGAGGAGCGAGAGCTTGTCGATGAAGGCCGCCGAGAGGCCGCGGCTCGCCAAGTGCTTCTTGCCCGCCGGCTCGTTGAACAGGCGGATGGCCGAGATGCTCGCCTCGTCGTCGATGGCCATCACCAGATCGGTGTTCTTCACGTTGTGGATCCAGGGCACGTGTTTGTCCCCGATGCCCTCGATGCGGTGCTCGCCGAAGCCGTTGGCGAGCAGGGTGGGGCACTGCGCGGCTTCGCTCGCGCCGATCTTGCTGCCCGGGAAGTGTTTCTTCAGGTAGTCGCCGGCGGCGATGGTGCCCGCGGAGCCCGTGGTCACCACCAGGCCCGCCAGGCGCCCCTTCGGGCCGAGCTCCTTCTCGAGCACCTCGGCCATGGCACGACCGGTCACCTCGTGGTGCCAGAGGTAATTCCCGAGCTCCTCGAACTGGTTGAAGATCATCAGCGACTGGCCGGAGCGGCGGAGCTCCCAGCACTTGTCGAAGATCTCCTTCACGTTGCTCTCGGTGCCCGGCGTCTTGATCACCTCGCCGGCCACCTTGCTGAGCCACTCGAAGCGCTCCTTGCTCATGCCCTCGGGCAGGATGGCGATGGACTCGCAGCCGAGCAGCGCCGAGTCGTAGGCGCCGCCGCGGCAGTAGTTGCCGGTCGAGGGCCAGACGGCCTTCTGCGAGGTGGGATCGAACTGCCCGGTCACCAGCCGGGGCGCCAGGCAGCCGAAGGCCGCGCCGACCTTGTGGGCGCCGGTGGGGAACCATTTGCCGACCAGCGCGATGATGCGCGCCTCGATGCCGGTCAGCTCGCTCGGGAACTCGACGAAGTTCACGCCGCCGAAGCCGCCGCCCTTCTCGACCGGCTGGTTGTGCCAGTTGATGCGGAACAGGTTCAGCGGGTTCACGTCCCAGAGCCCGACGCTGCCGAGCCCCGCCACGACCTTCGGCGGGATCTTCTTGGGATCGACCATTTGAGCCAGCGTCGGGATGACGATGTTCTTCTCTTTCGCGCGCTGGACGGCCTTGGCGAGGCCCGCTTCGTTCACGGTCAGGTCGATCATGGGGTTCCTTCTTTCAACACCTGGCTCAAAGCCGCAAGGCTCGGCTCGATGACGGGCGGGCTGGCCTTGGCGGCGCGCGTGGCAGCGCCGATGTCCTTCAGACCGTTGCCGGTGACGAGCACGACGATCTCCTCGTCCGCGGCGAGCTCCGTCAGCTCCGCTCCGGCGTAGGCCGCCGCCGCCGCCGGCTCGGCGAAGACCTGCGCGGTCCGGCCCAGCGTGGCGATGGCCGCGAGGATCTGCTCGTCGGAGACGATCACGAAGGCGCCGCCGGTCTCGCGCACGGCGGCGAGGGCGCGCTCGCCGTCGGCGGGTTTTCCCGCGGCGATGCTGTCGGCCAAGGTGTGGGTCTCGCAGGGCTCGATGTGGTCGCTGCCGGCCAGGAACGCCCGCGCGATGGGCGAGGAGCCCTCCGCCTGCACGCCCATGATCTTCGGCATGCGCTCGATGAAGCCGAGCTCGACCAGCTCACGGAAGCCCTTGTGCACGCCGACCAGGATGTTGCCGTCGCCGACCGAGACGAACACCCGATCCGGCGCCTTCCAGCCGAGCTGCTCGGCGATCTCGAAGGAGACCGTCTTTTTGCCCTCGGTGGTGAAGGGGTTCTGGGCGGTGTTCCGGCAGTACCAGCCGAGCTCCCGGGCCGCCGCCTCCGAGAGCGCGAAGGCGTCGTCGTAGCTGCCGCGCACGAGCACCAGGCGCGCGCCGAAGATCTGGAGCTGGGCGATCTTCGCCGGCGGCGCGCTCGCCGGCACCAGGATCACCGGCTCGATGCCGGCGCAGGGCGCCATGGCGGCCAGGGCCACGCCGGCGTTGCCGGTGGAGGCCGTGATGATGGGCGAGAGGCCGAGGGCTTGGGCGCGCTGCACCACCACCGCGCTCGCGCGGTCCTTGAGCGAGGCGGTGGGCATGCGGCCCTCGTCCTTGAGCCAGACGCGCGCGACCCCGAGCTTCGCCGCCACGCGGGGCGCGGCATACAGCGGCGTGCCGCCGACGCCGCGCAGGGGGCCGGCGCTCGCCGCCGGTACCGGCACCGGCAAGAGCGGCGCGTAGCGCCAGAGCGAGGGATCACGGCTCGCGCTGATGGCGTCGCGGCTCGCTCCCCCGAAGTCCGGGCGGACGTCCAGGTTGCCGTCGCAGCGCGGGCAGCGGTAGGTGGCTTCGTCGGGGCGAAGCTCGCCGCCGCAGCGGCGGCACGCGTAACCCAAAAACACGTCAGGGTTCTAGCGCGGCGGAAATTCAGCGTCTACGCGCGTGTGGCGGCCTTCCGCGCCCGGTCGATCTCGAGCGACGCCCGGAGCCCGCGGGTCCGGAGCGAGAACCAGACCAGGCGCTTCTTGTCCATGACGAAGAAGCGCTTGGCGTGGCGCGCGAGGGCTTTGGGATCGATGCGGAAGCCGAGCCCGGGCAACGCCGGCGGCGAGAGCTTGCCGCGCCGGTGCAGGAACGGCGTCTCCAGCAGCCCGTCCCGCGCTTCCGGCACCCAGCCCGGCGGGTTCAGCGGGTACTCGAGCTCCTTCTCGGCGCCGGTCGCCAGCCAGAGCTGCAGGTTCACCGCGAAGCCGATGCCGTTGGTCCAGGTGTGCGGCGTGTAGCCGAGCCCGGCCTGCTTCGCCAGCTTCGCCACCTCCAGCGTCTGCGCGATGCCGCCCGTGAAGATCGCGTCGGGCTGGAAGATCGAGTAGCAGCGCCGCTCGATCATCATGCGGAGCTCCGGTAGCCCTCCCGTGTGGAGCTCCGCGCCGCTGATGGGCACGCGGCTGTATCGACTGAGCTCCGACAGCTCCTCGTAGCCGTCCATGGGCAGCGGCTCCTCGACCCAGGTCAGGCCTGCGTCGGCACAAACGTCGGCGAAGCGCTTGGCGCGCGCGAGATCCCAGAGCGGCGCCGGGCCGATGGCGGTGACGCGCCAGGCCTGGTTCACGTCCACGCCGAGCTTCATGCGACTGCCCACGGCCTTGGCGGTCTCCACGACCTGGCGCTCGTCCACGGCCGGATCGAAGTCGTGGACGCGCAGCTTGAGCACCGAGAAGCCCTCGCTGAGGCGCGCTTCGGCCTCCTCGATGCGCGCGCCGGGCTCCTTCACCTCGCCGGTCGAGGCGTAGAGCGGAACCTCCCGCGGCGTGCCGCCGAGCAGCTCGTACACGGGCTTGTTCGCCAGCTTGCCTTTGATGTCCCAGAAGGCCGGCTCGATCCACCAGTTGCGCCAGCCGAGGTAGCCCATCTCGCGCAGGCGCTGCTGCACCAGGCCGATGTCCGTGGCGTCGGCGCCGATCAGGTAGGGCCCCACCAGCTCGCCCAGGCCCGCGCGCTCGTGGCCCATGCAAGGCCCCGCGCTGTAGCCCTCGATGCCGTCGTCGGTCGTGATCTTGATCAGCGTGAAGCGGTTCTCGTTCTGCGGAAAGCCGGGGATCCAGCTCGGCCGAAAGGTCGCCGGGAGCGGCACGGCGACGTGAAACAGCTCGATCTTGGCGACGCTGGTCATTTCTTCCTCGCCTTCTTCTTCGGGACCTTCTTCTTCGCCGGCGCCTTGTCCGTGCGCAGGCGGGGTGGCTTGCGTCCGACCTGCTCGGCCTTGAACGCGCTCGGACACAGCTCGCTGACGCTGCAGGCGGCGCAGGCCGGCTTGCGCGCCGAGCACACCCGCCGGCCGTGGAAGATCAGCGTGTGGGACACGCGATCCCAGTGCTCCCGCGGCAGCACGCGCATCAGATCGGTCTCGACCTTCTCGGGCGTGTCGTGGCGGCTCCAGCCCAGGCGCTGCGAGAGACGCAACACGTGCGTGTCCACCACCACGCCTTCGGGCGTGCCGAACGCCACCCCGAGCACGACGTTCGCGGTCTTGCGGCCGACGCCGGGGAGCTTCACCAGCTCGTCCAGCGTCCTCGGCACCTGACCGCCGTGCCGTTCCAGCAGCCCCTTTGCCAGCCCGGTGATGCTCTTGGTCTTCTGGCGGAAGAAGCCCAAGCTGCCGATGACCTTCTCGACCTCGGCGGGGTCGGCGGCCGCCAGCGCCGCCGCGCTCGGCCAGCGCCGGAACAGCTCGGGCGTCACCTTGTTCACGGCTACGTCCGTCGCCTGCGCGGACAGCACCGTGGCCACCACGAGCTGGAACGGATCTCGATGGTCGAGCTCGCAGTGCGCGTCGGGGTGTTGTCTGCAGAGCAGCTCGAACATGCGAGCCACCTGTCCGGATTTCGCGGGGGGAGGGGCTCGACGGCGCGACGACTGCGACATCAGGTGCGCATGCTAGTTCGGCATTCCATCACTGGCGACAGGAGATGAGCGGCGTTGCCGTCGCAAGCGACACCGGCGCCTCGGCGAGCTGGCGGCCGTTCACCACGCCTGGCGAGACGCCCCTCTTCCGGCTCGGCGGTCCAAGAATTGACCCGCACCCGCACCCGCACCCGCACCCGGACCTCGGCAGTGGGCGTTCGGATTCGGGTGCGGGTGCGGGTGCGGGTGCGGGGACGGCCGACCGGAGCGCGATTCCGGTCAGCCATCGCGTAGAGCCCGGCAAAGCTTCACGAGCATCGCGACAATTCGGTCGAGCGATGCTCGAGGACATCAAGGCGCGCACGGGCACCCTTCCCGGCCAACTCCTGGCGGACGCGAATCATGCGAAGCACTCGTGCATCGAAGCTGCGACCTGTGCCGGAGTCGAGCCCATCATCGCGATTCCGAAGCGCGATGATGGGCTCGACGAAACCCGTGAGTCCGGAGGTGGACGCCTGGCTCGAGCGGATGAAGACGGACGAAGGCAAGCGCGCGTATCGCGCCCGCGCGGCACTCTGCGAACTGTCCAACGCTCACCTCGAGTGCCACCACGGCACCGCGGCCGTCCTCGTCCGAGGTCTCACGAAGGTCACGTGCGTCGCTCTCCTCGGCGCCATTGCAGCCAACGTCCTCGCTCATGCCGCCACGTGGCTCGCGTAGCGGTCGAGCCTCGAGCGCACGTCCAAAGAGAGCTTGGTCAGGAACACGCTCCGCGCACTCCTGGCCGTTCTTCCTTTTGTCGATTTCGCCGGGCGTCTCCGCCCGACGAAATCGACAATGATGGACACCTCTTCAGCTCTCGCTCGGCTCGCCCCCGCTCGGCTCGCCTCCGCCCTCGCCGCCGCTGGCCTCGCCGCCGCTGGCCTCGCCGGTGTCGCCCGACGGGGGCTCGGAGCCGCCGTCGATCTCCGGCGGCATCAAGCTCTCGTCGTCCAGGCCCGACGAGCTCTCACTCATGGCCTCGATGGCCACGACGCGCTCGCCTTCTTCGACGCTCATCACCTTCACGCCCTGGGCGTTCCGGCCGGTCTCGCGGATCTCGGAGACGGTGGTGCGGATGGTCTGACCGCGGTCGGTGATCAACATCACCTCGTCGCCTTCCATCACCAGCGCGATGCCCACCACCGGCCCGTTGCGGTCGCTGGCGTCGATCAGGATGATGCCCTTGCCGCCGCGGTTTTGCTGGCGGAACTCCTCGAGCGGCGTGCGCTTGCCGTAGCCGCGCTCGCACACCGCCAGGACCTGCGTGCGCTGCGGATCGGTAGCCGCGAAGCCCACGACTTGATCTCCCTCGTCGAGATCGATGGCCTTCACGCCGGCTGCGCCGCGGCCCATGGGACGCACTTGCTGCTCGTCGAAGCGGATGCTCTTGCCGCTCTTGGTGGCGATCAGGAACTCCCGCGAGCCGTCGGTCACCGTCGCCGACAAGAGATGGTCGTCCTCGGCGATCTTCACGCCGATGATGCCCTTCTCGCGGTAGTTCTCGTACTCGAGGACCTCGGTCTTCTTGATCTGGCCGCCGGTGGTCAAGGTCGTCACGAACAGGCCTTCCTGGAAGCCGGGGACCGGGGTGATGGCGCGGATGCGCTCGCCCTCCTCGACGCCCAGGAAGTTCACGATGGCGCGCCCCTTGGCTTGGCGCGCCGCCATCGGGATCTCGTACACCTTCTTCACGTACAGCTTGCCAGCGTCGCTGAAGAAGAAGACGAAGCTGTGGGTGGAGGCCACGAAGAGCTGGTTCACGAAATCGTCGTCGCGGGCCTCCATGCCCGTCTTGCCCTTGCCGCCGCGCTTCTGCGCCTTGTAGTCGTTCAGGGCGGTGCGCTTGATGTAGCCCTGGTGGGAGATGGTCACCACCATCGGCTCTTCCTGGATCAGATCCTCGATCTGGATCTCGGCCTCGTTCTCCACGATCTCGGTGCGGCGCGGCTCGGCGTGTTTCTCCCGCACCGCGCGGAGCTCCGCGATGATGACCTCCATCAAGAGCTTCTCGTCGGCCAGGATGGCGCGCAGTCGAGTGATCTCGTTGCACAGCGTGCCGTACTCTTCGGCGAGCTTCTCGTACTCGAGGCCCGTCAGCTTGGACAGGCGCATCTCCAGGATGGCCTTCGCTTGCCGCTCCGAGAGGCGGTAGTCCTTCACCGCGGCCGCTGCCTGGATCTCTGCCTCCGGTCGCCCGGAGCGGCGCACGAACTCCTCGAGGCCGGCGAGCGGCAGCGCCATCAGGCGACCCTTGGCCTCGTCGCTGTCGCGCGACGCACGGATGGTCTTGATGACGAGGTCCACCTCGGTCACCGCCATGCCGAGGCCTTCGACGATCTCCTTCTGCGCTTCCGCCTGCGCCAGCTCGTAGCGCGTGCGGCGGCTCACCACCTCGCGCCGGTGCTCGACGAACTGGACCAGCGTCTCCTTGAGGTCCAGGACCGCGGGGCGCCCGTCCACGATGGCGAGGTT contains:
- a CDS encoding M20 family metallo-hydrolase; this encodes MSQPSIDPDRLYASLAALGEIGAYDDPRTGLRGVNRLALTAADGAGRRHVVEQMKRLGLAVTVDRIGNVYARREGQRPELSPVMMGSHIDSVETAGRFDGCLGVLGGLEVIASLNQHGLRTLRPLVVAFFTDEEGSRFGTDMLGSAVATGRLTLEAAYALRDKRGLLLKDELSAIGFLGDSEELLAAPYAYLECHIEQGPVLRANGTDIGVVTGVQAISWHELGIVGKSAHAGTTPMGLRADPAVAAARIALRMREMATSGRYGDGMRTTMGSIIPRPGLVNVVPAEVVCSVDLRNPDDALMRRAEADLIEYYAEVETLENVKLSWRQTARTETVRFADVVQDRVEAAAKARGLSTERIVSGAGHDAQEMARLTQAGMVFVPGEYDGISHNPRELSTREQCANGVNVALDVLLSFANEEP
- a CDS encoding amidohydrolase family protein; the protein is MIAALGPGARAPAGAKVLDCRGLSIRPGAVNAHTHLYSGLAPLGMPAPEPPPESFVQILERLWWRLDRALDAESLFVSAELYLAESLLAGTTALIDHHESPALIEGSLDLLGDAAHSLGCRLATGYGATDRNGGPEEGRRGLGECRRFARENRRPLVRPLAALHASFTVSDETVRLAGGLGLPVHVHVAEDAADVADAKRRGFAGPLERLLELGALPRGSILAHGVHLTPEQVRAADEAGLWLVQNPRSNAGNRVGFAKNLDASRHVALGTDGYPAEMALERAALAEEAERAGHPLGPELLAARARGAYALASELFGVRLEPELSLGAAADLAVWGDADKPRHVLVAGELVVEDGRLTRADLARIHRNANAEAPALWQRMKELR
- the xdh gene encoding selenium-dependent xanthine dehydrogenase; protein product: MPGIDFTLNGEKRHLEVAAGESLLDALRDRCGVTSTKDGCQPQGQCGCCLALVDGQAKTTCALDAEKVAGKEVVTLEGLPESDRSLLSQAFVVSGGLQCGFCIPGFALRAKQLCDKNPSPSRDEIAKAVDGHLCRCTGYVKIIDAIELYAKAKRGEPLPEASADAGLGKPYPRYRGAEMTLGDRPYVADMVREGMLHGALVLSPHPRAKVTRIDTTKAKAHPGVRAVATAADVPGERWYGLLYADWPAFIAVGEEARYVGDVLAAVAADDEATARAAAALVEVDYEVLTPMLSPAEALAEGAPRVNPTHDNVLSRSIIKRGDVEVAFAQSAHVVEGTWQTQRIEHLYLEPEAALAEPLPGGKMALYTQGQGVFDDRRQVAKLLGIPEDDLYVELVPNGGAFGGKEDMSVQSQTALLAKLTGRPVRIELTREESIRIHPKRHPIHMQYKVGCDAEGRLTAVKARMVGDSGPYASVGGKVLERAAGHSCGPYRVPNVDVEAVAAYTNNPPCGAMRGFGANQASFAIEGCLDLLAKKVGIDAYQIRDRNIVAVGDLFSTGQVLEKSVGIRKTLEAVKDVYYQAKNAGKAVGIGCGIKNSGIGNGVEEWGKCRMVVEKDLTVSLYNGYTEMGQGLLTILIQFATEVTGLPGSVFRPKVDSTFALGCGQTTGSRATLFAGNAVKSAAEKLKADLDRGKTLGDLVGQVYAADIVIADTTPLGKPAAKIKTHTAFGYATQVCILDEKGRIERFVAAHDVGRVVNPVLCSGQIEGSVHMGIGYALTEELPTENGMPVTFKLREIGVLRARDMPKVDVIMVEEPEPEGPFGAKGVGEIGLVPTAGAVAGALEAFDGIRRTTLPMKDSPAAKAMSVGRIKGDREKWR
- a CDS encoding pyridoxal-phosphate dependent enzyme yields the protein MIDLTVNEAGLAKAVQRAKEKNIVIPTLAQMVDPKKIPPKVVAGLGSVGLWDVNPLNLFRINWHNQPVEKGGGFGGVNFVEFPSELTGIEARIIALVGKWFPTGAHKVGAAFGCLAPRLVTGQFDPTSQKAVWPSTGNYCRGGAYDSALLGCESIAILPEGMSKERFEWLSKVAGEVIKTPGTESNVKEIFDKCWELRRSGQSLMIFNQFEELGNYLWHHEVTGRAMAEVLEKELGPKGRLAGLVVTTGSAGTIAAGDYLKKHFPGSKIGASEAAQCPTLLANGFGEHRIEGIGDKHVPWIHNVKNTDLVMAIDDEASISAIRLFNEPAGKKHLASRGLSAAFIDKLSLLGISGAANLLSAIKLAKWYELGRESVVMTVLTDSMEMYQSRLAELNAERGAFTEVDAAVAHERHILGVGTDLMEELSHPAKKRVHSLKYYTWVEQQGKTYAEIQQQWHDDEYWTGIPKLAPKLDELIGEFNARVGLG
- the thrC gene encoding threonine synthase, producing the protein MFLGYACRRCGGELRPDEATYRCPRCDGNLDVRPDFGGASRDAISASRDPSLWRYAPLLPVPVPAASAGPLRGVGGTPLYAAPRVAAKLGVARVWLKDEGRMPTASLKDRASAVVVQRAQALGLSPIITASTGNAGVALAAMAPCAGIEPVILVPASAPPAKIAQLQIFGARLVLVRGSYDDAFALSEAAARELGWYCRNTAQNPFTTEGKKTVSFEIAEQLGWKAPDRVFVSVGDGNILVGVHKGFRELVELGFIERMPKIMGVQAEGSSPIARAFLAGSDHIEPCETHTLADSIAAGKPADGERALAAVRETGGAFVIVSDEQILAAIATLGRTAQVFAEPAAAAAYAGAELTELAADEEIVVLVTGNGLKDIGAATRAAKASPPVIEPSLAALSQVLKEGTP